From the Kitasatospora viridis genome, one window contains:
- a CDS encoding PPA1309 family protein translates to MSDVSYTPDGSGTLPAATPLTRAALEIDEYVAQLGWDKPARLFALVDSAELRRTDPAVARQLGLTASQDGELTPVEQDELPDGMALDEFLGTIAWPSAVAGCALVVERLMLPPGAEKSRPAGATQAQLNDWVANHPARQEVRITAAVLRDGKRETALRLREKDLAREVLTGPDLVPGLTKALLATFA, encoded by the coding sequence ATGTCCGATGTCAGCTACACGCCCGACGGCTCCGGCACCCTGCCCGCCGCCACCCCGCTCACCCGCGCCGCCCTGGAGATCGACGAGTACGTCGCCCAACTCGGCTGGGACAAGCCCGCCCGCCTCTTCGCCCTGGTCGACAGCGCCGAGCTGCGCCGCACCGACCCGGCAGTGGCCCGGCAGCTCGGGCTGACCGCTTCGCAGGACGGCGAGCTGACCCCGGTGGAGCAGGACGAGCTGCCGGACGGCATGGCCCTGGACGAGTTCCTCGGCACCATCGCCTGGCCGTCGGCGGTGGCGGGCTGCGCGCTGGTGGTGGAGCGGCTGATGCTCCCGCCGGGTGCCGAGAAGAGCCGCCCGGCCGGCGCCACCCAGGCCCAGCTGAACGACTGGGTGGCCAACCACCCGGCCCGCCAGGAGGTGCGGATCACCGCCGCGGTGCTGCGCGACGGCAAGCGCGAGACGGCGCTGCGGCTGCGCGAGAAGGACCTCGCCCGCGAGGTGCTGACCGGCCCCGACCTGGTGCCGGGCCTGACCAAGGCACTGCTCGCGACCTTCGCCTGA
- a CDS encoding YlbL family protein: MPRRSATMLAATLTLITLLVVSVLLKVPYTQLSPGPTYNTLGAQDKAGTPVISISGAQTYPTSGHLNMTTVQVTGADYQPSLVSVVVGWLANDQLVVPHDILYPKGQTEQQSEQQNAEEFASSQDSAKTAALTQLGIPVGNEVQISEVVAGGPADGKLHAGDRIVAVDGTQVTDPTQVGPLVQKHKPGENVVFTVVPHAQDEETLKPSDESQVTVTTSKAPDSDKAMVGIVAAPGHNYPFKIDIGLQDVGGPSAGLMFALGIVDKLTPTDLTGGKFVAGTGTIDDKGNVGPIGGISMKVIAAREAGARYFFTPSDNCAEASKNTPSGLRLIKVDTLAQALDDLGKVRAGQDAQLPACPR, encoded by the coding sequence ATGCCACGCCGCTCTGCGACGATGCTCGCCGCCACGCTGACGCTCATAACGCTGCTCGTCGTCTCGGTGCTCCTGAAGGTGCCGTACACCCAGCTGAGCCCCGGCCCGACGTACAACACGCTGGGCGCGCAGGACAAGGCCGGCACCCCGGTGATCAGCATCTCGGGGGCCCAGACGTACCCGACCAGCGGGCACCTGAACATGACCACGGTCCAGGTCACCGGCGCCGACTACCAGCCCAGCCTGGTCTCGGTGGTGGTCGGCTGGCTGGCCAACGACCAGCTGGTCGTGCCGCACGACATCCTCTACCCCAAGGGCCAGACCGAGCAGCAGTCCGAGCAGCAGAACGCCGAGGAGTTCGCCTCCTCGCAGGACAGCGCCAAGACCGCCGCGCTGACCCAGCTGGGCATCCCGGTCGGCAACGAGGTGCAGATCTCCGAGGTGGTGGCCGGCGGCCCGGCCGACGGCAAGCTGCACGCGGGCGACCGGATCGTCGCGGTGGACGGCACCCAGGTCACCGACCCGACCCAGGTGGGTCCGCTGGTCCAGAAGCACAAGCCCGGTGAGAACGTGGTCTTCACGGTCGTCCCGCACGCCCAGGACGAGGAGACCCTCAAGCCCTCGGACGAGTCCCAGGTGACCGTCACCACGAGCAAGGCGCCGGACTCCGACAAGGCGATGGTCGGGATCGTGGCGGCGCCCGGCCACAACTACCCGTTCAAGATCGACATCGGGCTGCAGGACGTCGGCGGCCCGAGCGCCGGCCTGATGTTCGCCCTCGGCATCGTGGACAAGCTGACCCCCACCGACCTGACCGGCGGCAAGTTCGTGGCCGGCACCGGCACCATCGACGACAAGGGCAACGTCGGGCCGATCGGCGGCATCTCGATGAAGGTGATCGCGGCCCGCGAGGCCGGCGCCCGGTACTTCTTCACCCCGAGCGACAACTGTGCCGAGGCCAGCAAGAACACCCCGAGCGGGCTGCGGCTGATCAAGGTGGACACGCTCGCGCAGGCGCTCGACGACCTGGGCAAGGTCCGGGCCGGGCAGGACGCGCAGCTGCCCGCCTGCCCGCGCTGA
- a CDS encoding molybdenum cofactor biosynthesis protein MoaE — MSDNHDPIRLLAVRETPLSLDEVYAAVGDDAAGGTAIFVGTVRDHDGGKSVAALEYSCHPSAEQEMRRIAAKVVADYPVRALAAVHRVGRLEITDAAVIVAVSCPHRAEAFAAARKLIDDLKHEVPIWKHQVFSDGEEEWVGAGSC; from the coding sequence ATGTCCGATAACCACGACCCGATCCGCCTGCTCGCGGTCCGCGAGACGCCGCTCTCGCTGGACGAGGTGTACGCGGCGGTGGGCGACGACGCGGCGGGCGGTACGGCGATCTTCGTCGGCACGGTCCGCGACCACGACGGGGGCAAGTCGGTGGCGGCGCTGGAGTACAGCTGCCACCCGAGTGCCGAGCAGGAGATGCGGCGGATCGCCGCGAAGGTGGTCGCCGACTACCCGGTGCGGGCGCTGGCCGCCGTGCACCGGGTCGGCCGGCTGGAGATCACCGACGCCGCGGTGATCGTCGCGGTCTCCTGCCCGCACCGGGCGGAGGCCTTCGCGGCGGCCCGCAAGCTGATCGACGACCTCAAGCACGAGGTGCCGATCTGGAAGCACCAGGTCTTCTCCGACGGCGAGGAGGAGTGGGTCGGCGCCGGCTCCTGCTGA